Genomic DNA from Callospermophilus lateralis isolate mCalLat2 chromosome 11, mCalLat2.hap1, whole genome shotgun sequence:
GATGCTTTCAGGGAGCTCCGCTCCTCACTTGAAAGACCAAGGCAATGCCGTGCCTCAGGGCGGGCAAGGAAGGGGCGCGGGGACAGTGCTGCAGGAGGGCTGACCTAGGTTGGCGGCTCCTCTTCATCCACCTCTTCCTcggagcctctctctctctcctcctcctcgtcTTCCATGTCTGAACCTCTTCTCTgctaaagaagaaaacagaatgtgGGTGCAGGGCAGGCCCTCCCCGTTTCTCTGACATTGAACCACGAGGCCGGAGGCAGCCCTGCCTGAAGCCTGCCAGCTCTGCCCGGGCGAGGGCCTGTGGGTGCTCAGGGCTGGCAGGGGTGAAATTGACGGTCCTGCGCCTGCTGTTTGCAGGCTGGGGACCTGGGGCTGGCTCCTCCTGGGTTTCACGTGCATGTGGACATGACACCTTGCAGGGCTGACCTAGGGCTGGAAATAAGGGGTGCAGGGTGCCATCAGAGACAGCCGCAGGCCCGGGGATGCTTTCTGTCCACTGGAGATTGGAGACAACTGCAGAGACTAGGAAAGCGGGAGGAAGGGCGTGCCAGGCCGAATGGGGGCCGGGGCTGGGACCTCAGGCCTTCCGAGGCTCAGCCTCACCGGGAATGTTCAAGCTGAGGGGAGGAATACATTTTGGGGACGAAGGCACCAAGCACAGGGCCTGTTGGCCATATCACACTATAAAAGGTGGCCAAGGTCACCTTCACCTCCTGAAGGGCTGGACGGGCCTGGGGGTGGGTGGCAGGAGCTGCCGGCAGAGAGCAGGATCCCCGCCTCGCCTCTGCCCCTCCTGCCCACTCAGTGCGAGAGCAAAGGAGCCCCTCTCCAAGTGCTTCCAAATGCCAAACGCCCCCCAGAAGCACCAGCTCCTTAGCACAAGTGGAAGGGGGGCCAGGAGGGGTGTTCTCCCCCCACCCACTCCACCAGCCACCAAGAACTGCCCACGCCAACCATCCAGCTTCACGGGGGGTGGGGGGTAGGGGACACCGTCAAGGGGCCTGCAGTCACACAGGGCCTGAGCTTGGAAGGGGCCTGCACTTGATTATTGCCCTGGTGACACTTTTTTCAAATGCTAAGTGCTTTTTCAACAAGGGCCCCATATTTTCACTTTGGGTGTGTGTAGGGACGCAGGCCGACACCACGGAGCAGCCAGTCTGGGTCTGAGCAACCCTCACTTGGACTGTTCTCCACCATGATGAGCTCTGGTCCTCCCCACCTCAGCATCTTCTCCGGGGTCCCCTAAGGACCATGACACGGGCAGACTAGGTCTTGTTCTCCCTCTGTCCCCTGAAGAGGGACTGGAAGGTGACTACACTCTCTTACAcaagccaggcaagtgctctgcctcagagccacatccccagccctttctatttatttatttatttattttgagacaaggtcctgctaagttgccgaggctggccttgaacttgaggttctcctgtctcagcttctcgAGTGGCTGGGgtcacaggcgtgtgccactgcaccccgcTCACTAGACACGACCTTCGCAGCTCATGCTCCTCATTCTCCAGATGGAAGTGCGGCCACCAGCCCCGGAGATACAGCCAGGAGGTCTTCAGAGCCAGCCCCAGGGCCGGAGAGTGACCACAAGGTCGCTCCCGACACTCGGCTGCGTGAGCCAGAAGGGGACCCAGGGCCAGTGCCGTAGCCCTTCcctccacggcctccaggactcgcCTCTCTGACAGCTGGCCGTGCCCGGGGGCCCTCGTTCACTGGGTCACCACGCATGCTCAGATGCGCCTGCCGTGACACGGGAGGCTGGGGGACACCCTGCCCCCAAGGAGCCTGAAGTCCATTGGGAGGCAGAACCCCAGGAAGGAGCCAGCCATTCCTCCCAGTTGCCAGATGGACAAATGAAGGTCCGGCCCAGAGGCCACTGGCCTAGGCAGAGCGGGCCCGGCCCTCCCAGCCCCCACCGGGTCCCTGCTGAGGCGCCTACGAGCTTGGACTTCTTCTCCATGGCCTCTGTCTCCTTCTTCTTCAGCTCTTGGAAGATGACGCTGAAGAACTCCTCCTCGGCCTTGGCGACCAGGTCCTGCAGGTCCACGGCCAGCTCATCGGCCCGCTGCTCATCGTCCTTGCCCTCAGCCCTGCCCTTCTCCTTCAGCCGCATCTCTCGGTGCCTGgcctccaggatcttctcgcgacGGGTCTCGCGCTCAAACATCTGAGGCACAGGGGGACAGAGGCCAGAGGGAAGGGCGGGGCCAGGCTGGGCTTCTACGGATCCGTCCTCACTCTACTCAACGCCGGGCCAGCGTCAAGGAAGGAGAGCTGAATGCTGGGCAGAGGCTGGCGCAGGGAAACCAGatgttcaatccccaggagcGCCAAGCACACAGGCCACAGGTCAGGGGGCCCTTGGGGCTGTGCAACATGGAGGCCCTGGGTCCCATGTAGGACCAGCTCAGAGGTGAGGCTCCAGTCTCAGCCAGAGCCCCGAGGCTCTCCCAGGCCTCGAACTGGGGGCTTTCAACCCCACACTGAGCCCCCTGCTGCTCCCAGGGCTGCCCAGGGAGGTCCCTTCCATCTGTCACCTCTATTGACATCAGCTAAGCCTTCATCAGAACTGATCTGATgccaaaatatgattttttaaaaaatatggtttgagccgggcgtggtggtgcacccctgtaatcccagtgactcgggaggctgaggcaggaggatcatgagttcaaagccagcctcagcaacttagtgaagccctaagcaactcagtgagaccctgtctctaaatgaaatacaaaatagggctgcgatgtggctcagtggtcagtgccccgagttcaatccctggtaccaaaattcttttttttgtttgtttgaaactggacaaatggACCCTGTCATGTCACTTTGGTTTCTGGCTAACCCAAGGTGGGAGGTAGAGAGACTTTCCCACGGGGTGAGCTGCATGATGGCCGAGCACAGGCGGGTGGGCAGGACTGACACCAttcacagaactcacttcaggacCTCACACTGCCACCCACGACGTGTCCACCGTGTCTCAGGGGGCCGGAGGGAGGGGACGGGTACTGCCCAGGCGCCCGGTACTTACAGAAGACGCTATGTTCCTCTCGTTCCTCTGGAGGGTGGAGAGCCCGCTGGAGACTTCTAGCAGAGTGGTGGTCCCCAGTTGGGAGCCACAGGCAATGAGACACCCAGTGTCCTGCACCCGGAGGCAGAAGAGGGCCTCGTCACACACCTGTTGGAGAGCCGATGGGGAGGGGGAGCAAAGTCACATTTGTCTGACCAACGGACCCCTGGGGAGACCTAGCCCCTCAGCCCTATTCAAATACCCTCGCTGACACCCCCACTCCACAGAGTGACGTTCAAACCCAGAGACTCGCCGTCAAGACCTCAGCCTAACCGGGCACCGTGGTGTGCacccgtaatcccagcaactcgggaggctgagacgggaggagCGCAagctaaggccagcctcagaactcAGCCAGTCCCcttctcaaaatataaaacagaaagggctgggggtgtggctcaggggcaAGGCGCCCCGTgtccaatctccagtaccaagaaAAGACCCCTGGCCGCCAGCTTCCTCACCCGCCAGCCCAGCCCCGCTCGTCCCCTGGGACACCGTGGCCCTCCGGCCCGGCAGGCAGGTCTCAGCTCCAGCCTTGCTACAGGAGCTCGGCCTGAAGTGGCTGCTGCCAGGAGCCCGTGTCCAGGGTCTGAGGGGTCCTCCTGGGGGAGGGGAGGCCAGGCATCTGCTCTCTTCTCTGTTTTAATTTCCCCTGGGTGACTCTGCCATGCCACCAGGCTCAATGTCCCCCAGGTCCTTAACTGGGTAGGAGCACATGCCCCCAAGGCAAGAGTCGTAGTCGGCCAGTATGGGACTCACCACGGGACTCACCGAGAGGCCCCACCAGACACCCCACCCCACTCAGCACGCTGCCCCCCCCCACTCCCACCCAGAAGGGCCCGCTCATGGGGGCCTGCACACACAGGGAGGGAGTACACCTGACCTTCAGGCTCAGGGCGGGGTCACACTGCTTGAACACAAAGTCCCAGATGTCCAGGGTCCCGTCCATCTTGGTGGTGAAGAACACTGCCGGCCTCACGGGGCTCCAGGCGCCATCAGTGAGGTAAGCCATGTGGTACCTGGGGAGCCAGTGCCAAGGGTCAGGGACCATGGTAGGAAGGGGCAGAGcgcccactgagccacagctctgACCTCCCAGATGCTCCAGGGTCTTAGAGTCTTGCTGGGCAGGAAGTTCTTTCTTGTGTCTGACTTGTAGCCATGCCTGTCCCACCCACCCCCCGGCACAGAGACAGGGCTCCAGGCATAGTCCTTCCCGTGGGCTGGGCACTGGTGTCTCTCCACAGCAAACCAGACAGCAGGCACGTGCTGCTGGGCTGGGGCCAGGTCAGGGCACTCAGGGGCAGCAGGAGGAAGGGCATACCTGGGAAGCTTCCTGATCTGGTGCCGGCAGAGTTCTACTTCCTACTGGGCTTAATCTGGATTTTCTAAAGTTTGTTCAGcgaacatggaactttttaaaaattacacacacacacacacgctcatgGTAGAGACTTGGAATTTTCCATCAACTCCTCTCCCTTCCTCTGTGGTGGTACCTTTGCAGCTGGACCCACTGTGGCCACACTGGggactacatttcccagcctccTTTGCAACTAAGGGTGTGGCCAAGGAAGCGACCCTGGGAGAAATGATCAAGACAGAAGGGCCTCTGGACGTGTTGGACAATTACATAGTTTTTTAGTATAAACACATCCCAGATattaatattgaaaatattaGTCACTGATTTTTTTCCCTGGAATTCAACTTTAACTGGGGATCCTGAAGTTCCTGTGTGTGggatagggattgaacccaggggcgctctaccactgatacAGCcccggtcctttttatttttttattttgggacagggtctcgccAGTTGCTGAGTCCAGCCCTGAACGCgtggcctcctgcctcagcctctcgggaATCCTCCAGTTTTATTTGCTGAATTTTACCGACGGCCACAGAGGCTCTGAGCTGAGCTTCCTCGGTCCGGTccgtcccctcccctcctctgcgCTGCCCCCTGCCCTGGCCTCCTGGGGGCTTACTTGGTCCACATGATGGACGACTCCCggctgtcctccgaccagatgcgGGCTGTCCAGTCCCCTACGGTCAGGAAGTTCTTCGGGTAGAAGGGGTTTCTCTGGAGGGCGTAGATGGGGCCGTGGTGGCCTGAGAAGGTGCACACAATCTTCTCGGCTGAGGTCTTGGCCTTGCGGTTGCAGGAGATGACGATACCCTGCTCCGTGCCCACCATGAACTTGGTTGGCTGTGGAAGGGGTGACAGAGGGGAAGGGGCTGTGGGACAGGGTGGCATGGCCAGCAGGCTGCCCAGGGGGCTGCAGGTGCTCACAGACCCCCGGGTGAAGCTCTGTGCAGGCTGGGACCCACCCAGCTCTTCTGTCCCCACTCTTCCCTGTCTTGGGCACCTGCTGGAAGACCCCAGGCTTATGAGTCCCTCCCTGACCTCTGGTTCCTGGAGGTCACCACCAGCCCTCTTTAAGGAGCATGGCTTTGTCCACCAGGCATTTGCCACAGGGATCCTGAATGTTTAAGATCAACAAGGCCCAGAGCAGGACACAGGGCCAGGCCACCCCTCGGGAGGCAGGCAGAGCCTCATCTGACCAGACGGTGACATGAGCCCTAGCATCATCCCGATTAGATGTCCCCGAGGACTTGGAGCAGGTGGTCCCCCTACTGGGAAAGTCGCCTGGCAGCCAGTGAAGTGCCTGTCCCCTCTGGCCTGTGAGTGCCTCGCGGGGACCGTGACAGGTGCGTCCCTCTCTGTGTAGGGAGCCCCGTCCTGCCAGGTCCCCATCAGGGCTGAACACAGAGCCCTGTGCTAGGGTCGGGGTGGGGACGCTGGGGAGTAAAAAGGCTGCGCCCAACGTCCTCAGGTGGACGTGGAGACAGACCCTCACTTCTCCCTGCTGTccctctctctgtgtggactgggcCATCCAAAGGCAGCAATGACAGGATGGCCAGGCATGGAGCCAGGCGGAAGAGCTGGTCCACGTGGGGCCCTGGGCGGGGGATTAGAGGTGTTGTCCCAGTGGGTCCCGGGCCACCATAGCCCCTAGCACCCGGCAGTGACACATCATCTGCAAACATGGGGTGCTgccgcctcagggcctttgcagagCTGCTCTGTGACCTGGGCACTCTCGCCCCGGTTATCCGCTTGGCCAGTTCTGCGTCCCTCAGAACCTCGCTGGGCTCTCACCTTGGCCTGGAGGACCCCGGCAGGCTCTGCTTCACGCGCACCCTGACTGCGGTCTCACCAGGACGGCCACACCACCCTGCCCCGCTCTCTGCGTCTGCCCCCAGCCCCTTCCAGGTATGTGCTTGATTTCTTCATCTCCCGTCTGGACAGACACTTTGGAAGGGTGCCTGGTGTGAGCAGGGACTCGAAAGTGTTTGTCGAACAACCGAGAGAATAATGTGAACGCGAAGGAAAAAGAGCCCCCTGTCCCCGGCAGCTCCCCCGGGCCGTTCCCTCTGGCAGAGAACGTCATCAACAGGGCTTTGtcgccagcagctcaggaggtgccACAGCCCGTCCAAAAGCCCTTGCAAAACGGGTGACAATACACACCTGTGTTCCTAGCAGAATGAGCCACACTAACCAGGAGCGACCTGAGGGCCTCCGACGGATGAGTGCATAAAAAAAATGGGATCTACCCATACGacagaatactattcagccttaaaaaagaggGGATTCTGGCACCTGCTACAGCGTGGATGGACCTTGAGGTCATTGTCCAAAGGGAAAATGACACGTGTTATGGTCCCATTCACAGGACATTCCTAGCACAGTCAGATCCGCAGAGATAGAGTAGTGGTCGGCGGGGAGGTGGGGTGCCCTCATTCAAGGAGGGTTTGTGAGCAGTTTTGAGGGGTTGTGTCTATTTTTTGTCtgctttatttttggtactggggaagttacccagggacattctaccaccgagccacacccccagacctttttaatttttgagagagggcctccctaagttgctgaggctggtcttgaacctgccatcctcctgcctcagcctcccacgtcaCTCCCACCGATCACAGGTGGGCACCAGGGCACCCAGCAGGAGTTTCAGTGTTACAAGAGGAAAACAGCTGCAGGGGTGGTTGTGTGGACAGTGGCACCACAGTGTGAATGCGCCTCTCGCTACCTTACACCTTAAAGTGGTAAAGACGGTACATTTTATGCATTTGttaaaaaacataattaaaaataCACACAGCCGGGGAGGTAGCTCAGGGACAGAGCGCCGGCCTGGCTTGCACAAAGTgcttgggttccattcccagcaaacaaaggagaaaaaaaaaaggaaaagaaagaagaggaagaagaaaagcccACAAAGGCAAATTGAGACGGAGCTGAGCGGTCCGGAGAGGTACGCGAGTGCGCAACGCGGGCGCACGGAAGGGGACCTCAGCTCACAGGTAGGGCAGCGGGTGTCCCGCACATGCGCACTTGGTAAGGAGGGCACGGAGCCAGGACCGGGCCTGGGGTGCTCACGGCGGCCAGCCCGAGCCTAGAAATGCCCGCGCCCAGGACCGAGTGCTTTTTCTGAGCCCTCTCGCCCGCCCGGCCTCCTGTGCTTCGTCCTCTTATGCCAGGGCTGGGGTCAGAAACCAGCCCCAGCCGAGAGCCACGTGAACGGCGTGGCCTTGTCTGGAGCGTCCTCATTTGCTGCTTCCAGAAACTTCCCTCCTCTGACACATCCAATGCACAGCTAAATTCTGCGTTCCCCCCTTCCCCCGGCCCCAgttctgggggttgaacccagggcgctGTACCACTGGGCTACACTCCAGcttccccccccgcccccccccccttttttttttttttttttttttttttgagagagagggtATTGCCaaattgtggaggctggccttgaatttacaatcctcctgcctcagcctccctggtcgctgggatgacaggggtccaccaccactcccagcctGACATTTCTTTAGGGGTTTTTTTTGGCTTCCCCGGGGCCCCCCAGTACTGAGGAGGGAGCCCAGAGCCTCTCAGCCGGGCCTGTGCTCTGGTTTTCAAGGTTCTTCCTCTCATCTCACTCCGGGGGTGGCTCAGCGGGCATGGGAACGGGCCTTCCCTTCCCCGTGGACTCTGCTGCCCCCTGCTGGAGGTCATTGTAAAACCAGGCAGGTGGAAGGCGGGCGGCTGCCAGGCCCCGGGCCCAGGGCTGGCCTGTCCTTAGGGGCTCGGGGAAGGGAGAGGCAGAGACTCACCAACGTGGACTCGAACTCCAGGGAGATGGCGCCCAGGGCGTTCTCCAGCAGCTCCTTTCTGGTGATGTCCATGATCACCACCTCCGTGGGCTCGCTGATCTTGCGGATGTCCCACCACATGACCTGGCGGCAAGAGGGGGCAACTTGGAGACCCTGAGGTCCCAGGGCTTTCCCCCTCCCTCATCCGAGGCACAAAGGGTGCAGGGCCCATGAGAGCAAGTGCCCTGGAGAGTGGCTGGGCATCCGGGTCACCAGCAGCTGCCTGAAGTCCAGGAGCCAGGGCCTGGCCCCAGCCCGACTGGATTCAAGTTGCCTGCTGGGCGGAGGCCTAAGAATCTGCATTCTCCAAGGCTCCCCGCGGCACAGCAGGATCCAGCAGGACGAGAACCCACGTGTGCTCCCAGCCGCCGCCAGGAGGGAAGGTGTGCAGGAACCTAGGTCCAGACACTCTCCTGGCTGTACTTTTTGCAGGTGAAGGAACTAGGgagtgaactcagggcactccacccctgagccataccccagcccttttgtgtattctatttagagacagggtctcacggagtcgcttagggcctcactgccgctggggctggttttgaactcgccatcctcctgcctcagcctccccagcccctgggattacaggcgtgtgccgctGTGCCCAGCTTTGCTGTACTTTTCCTGGTAAAAACGAAATATAAAATCCACTTAAATATCCCAGggggttgggaggctgaggtaggaggaccacaggttccaagccagcctcagcaacctagcaagaccttgtctcaagaataaaaagggctgggggtgaggctcagtggtaaagcacccctgagttcaatccacagtccCCAGACCAACAGACCAACGAGGAAGTGATGACACCCCTACCAAGCAGTCCCGGCAGCTGGGCAGTGCTTTAGGAGATCCGCTAAAGGAAAGCTCAGAGTGTCTGAGGTGGGCTCACGGTGGTGGGCAGGGTGGAGGTCACCGTCTGATTTCACGTCTTTGGGATCTTGCTCCACGTGCAATTTACACATCAAATGTAAAAGGGAAGTTTCTCCAGGCACCGTGGGGGGACGCGGGGCGCCAGGCTGGGCCTCCTCTCTCCCGGGCTGGCCGGGTGCTACCTGTCCATCCGTGGATGCCGAGAAGCACTCAGTGCCCGTCTTCGACTGCAGCCAGATGGTGCCGTACACGGGGTCTCGGTGGCTGAACTCAATGGTGGACAGCTCGGCCACCAGGCTGCCCTTCCGTGTGTCCCAGCAGGCtggcagggcaggggaggagaGACACGGGTCACAGGAGGCCAGCTCTTTCTTCCTGGTGCCCGGagcagggaaggagggaggctgctcctctgGCTTGACCGTGTGTAGACTTGGGAATTAGGACCAGGCTCAGACCGGCCTGAGCTTCTTACCGCCTGCAAAAGCCTCCCGGAGACCCCCCAGATGCAGGCTTCATCCCCCCACCCCGTCCTGAGGAAGTGGCTGGGAATGGGCCAGGCTGGGTCCCCAGGGGGGGCAGAGCGGGGTCAGGGAAGACTCCTGGGGGTAGTGGGGGGGGAGCCTGCGGATGGAGGGGGCGAGGGGGTGGAATCCCAGCTCCCTGCAGGGAAGAGCCCCTGAGAGGTCAGGAAAGTCCTCCTCCTGCTCCAGCTCCTCCAGTCCTCCTCCCCTGTCCTCCTCCTCCCGTCCGCCTCCCGTCCTCCTCCTCCCGTCCTCCTCCGCTGCCTCCTAGCGAACTCCCGGCGGAGGAGCTTGACCACCATCTGCTCTTCCTGCTCTGCCAAGAAACACGTGGAGCCGAGGAGCATGTCCTCCTGACGGATTCTGTTTTCATTTTCCGAGGGGCGAGCGCGAGGGCCCATGCTCTTGCTCAGAGCCTTTCCAGGAAACTGGTTTGTAAAACAACCAAGAACTCGGTTCCTCAGTTTTGACTTAGTATCCTCCCAAGCCCAAGGCATCTGTCCCTGGACTGGCCTGGACCAGAAATGGATAGTGTgtgagtgtctgtgtgtgtgtgtgtgagtgtgtgtgtgtgtctgtgtgtgtgtgagtgtgtgcgtgtgtgtctgtgtgtgaatgtgtgcgtgtgtgtctgtgtgtgtgtctgtgtgtgtatgagagtgtgtgcatgtgtgtttgtgtgtgtctgtgtgtgtgagtgtgtctgtgtgtgtgagtgtgtgtgagtgtgtgtgcgtgtgtgtctgtgtgtgtctgtgtgtgtgagagtgtgtgtgagagtgtgtgtgtctgtgtgtgtgagagtgtgtgtgagtgtgtgagagtgtgtgtgagtgtgtgagtgtgtgtgtgtctctgtgtgtgagtgtgtgtatgagagtgtgtgcatgtgtgtttgtgtgtgtctgtgtgtgtgagtgtgtctgtgtgtgtgcgtgtgtgtctgtgtgtgtgtctgtgtgtgtctgtgtgtgtgagagtgtgtgtgagagtgtgtgtgtctgtgtgtgtgagagtgtgtgtgagtgtgtgagtgtgtgtgtctctgtgtgtgagtgtgtgtgtctctgtatgtgagtgagtgtgtgtctgtgtgtgtctctgtgtgtgtatgtgtgtgagagtgtgtgtgagtgtgtgtgagtgcgtgtgtgtgtgcgtgtgtgtctgtgtgtgtgaatttgtgtctgtgtgtgagtgtgtgtgtctgtgtgagtgtgtacgtgtgtgtgtgtctgtgtgtgtgtgagtgtgtgcgtgtgtgtctgtgtgtgtgagagtgtgtgcatgtgtgtctgtgtgtgagtgtgtgagtgtgtgtctgtgtgtgtgagtgtgtgtgtctctgtgtgtgtgtctctatatgtgtgtgtgtgtctctgtgtgtgtatgtgtgtgagagtgtgtgtgtgtgtgtgagtgcgtatgtgtgtgcgtgtgtgtctgtgtgtgaatttgtgtgtctgtgtgtgagtgtgtgtgtgtgtctgtgtgtgtgagtgtgtgcgtgtgtgtctgtgtgtgtctgtgtgtgtgaatgtgtgcatgtgtctgtgtgtgtgtgtctgtgtgtgagagtgtgcatgtgtttgtgtgtgtctgtgtgtgtgagtgtgtgtctgtgtgtgtgagtgtgtgtgcgtgtgtgtctgtgtgtgtctgtgtgtctgtgtgtgagagagtgtgtgtgagagtgtgtgtctatgtgtgtgagtgtgtgtctctgtatgtgtgtgtgtgtctgtgtgtgtctctgtgtgtgtatgtgtgtgagtgtgtgtgtgagtgtgtgagagtgtgtgtgtgtctctgtgtgtgaatgtgtgtctctgtatgtgtgtgtgtgtgtctctgtgtgtgtatgtgtgtgagagtgtgtgtgtgagtgcgtgtgtgtgtgcgtgtgtgtctgtgtgtgtgaatttgtgtgtctgtgtgtgagtgtgtgtgtctgtgtgtgtgtgtgcgtgtgtgtctgtgtgtgtgaatgtgtgcgtgtgtgtctgtgtgtgtctgtgtgtgtgagagtgtgcatgtgtgtttgtgtgtgtctgtgtgtgtgagtgtgtgtctgtatgtgtgagtgtgtgtgcgtgtgtgtctgtgtgtgagtgtgtgtgtgcgtgtgtctgtgtgtgtgagtgtgtgtgtgagtgtgtgtgtgagtgtgtctctctgtgtgtgagtgtgtgtctctgtatgtgtgtgtctgtgtgtgtgtgtgagtgtgtctctgtgtgtgtatgtgtgagagtgagtgtgtgtgagtgcatgtgtgtgtgattgtgtgcgtgtgtctctgtgagtgtgtgtgtgtgtgcgtctgtgtgtgtgtgaatttgggtgtgtgtgtgcgtgtgtgcgtgtgtgtctgtgtgtgtctgtgtgtgtgagagtgtgtgcgtgtctgtgtgtgagtgtgtgtgtgcgtgtgtctctgtgtgagtgtgtgtctgtgtgtgtgtgtgagtgtgtacaggtgtgtctgtgtgtgtgtgtctctgtgtgtgtgtctctgtatgtgtgagtgtgtgtgtatgtgtgtgagagtgtgtgtgtgtgagtgcgtgtgtgtgcgtgtgtgtctgtgtgtgtgaatttgtgtgtctgtgtgtgagtgtgtgtgtgtgtgtgcgtgtgtgtctgtgtgagtgtgtgtgtgaatgtgtgcatgtgtgtctgtgtgtgagtgtgtgtgtgaatgtgtgcgtgtgtgtctgtgtgtgtgtgagtgtgcatgtgtgtttgtgtctgtgtgtgtgagtgtgtgtctgtgtgtgtgagtgtgtgcgtgtgtctgtgtgtgtgagagtgtgtgtgagagtgtgtgtctgtgtgtgagtgtgtgagtgtgtgtgtgagagtgtgtgtgagtgtgtgtgtgtgtctctgtgtgtgtctctgtatgtgtgagtg
This window encodes:
- the Dnai2 gene encoding dynein axonemal intermediate chain 2 — protein: MEIVYVYVKKRSEFGKQCNFSDRQAELNIDIPPNPELATQFVERNPVDTGVQCSASMSEHEANTERFEMETRGVNHVEGGWPKDVNPLELEQTIRFRKKVEKDENYINAIMQLGSIMEHCIKQNNAIDIYQEYFDDEEEVEVTEEAPSAKTINVFRDPQDIKRAATHVSWHPDGNRKLAVAYSCLNFQRAPAGMSHESYIWDLENPNRPEMVLKPPSPLVTLEYNPKDSHVLLGGCYNGQIACWDTRKGSLVAELSTIEFSHRDPVYGTIWLQSKTGTECFSASTDGQVMWWDIRKISEPTEVVIMDITRKELLENALGAISLEFESTLPTKFMVGTEQGIVISCNRKAKTSAEKIVCTFSGHHGPIYALQRNPFYPKNFLTVGDWTARIWSEDSRESSIMWTKYHMAYLTDGAWSPVRPAVFFTTKMDGTLDIWDFVFKQCDPALSLKVCDEALFCLRVQDTGCLIACGSQLGTTTLLEVSSGLSTLQRNERNIASSMFERETRREKILEARHREMRLKEKGRAEGKDDEQRADELAVDLQDLVAKAEEEFFSVIFQELKKKETEAMEKKSKLRRGSDMEDEEEERERGSEEEVDEEEPPT